Part of the Elusimicrobiota bacterium genome is shown below.
GTTCGATCTCTCCTTATTTCTTGACGTTCTTCTCCACGATCGCCTTCTTCACGCTGCTGGGGACCTCGTCGTAATGGCTGGGCTCCATCGTGAAGGACGCCCGCCCCTGCGAGATGGAGCGGACCACGGTCGCGTAGCCGAACAGCTCGGACAGCGGCACCGTGGCCCTGACGAACTTCAAATGCGCCCGGTCTCCCATCTCCAGGATATGGGCGCGGCGGGAATTGAGGTCGCCGATGACGTTGCCCATGTACTCCTGGGGGGTGACCACCTCGAACTTCATGATGGGCTCGAGGATGGTGGGGTTGGCCCTCTTGCAGCCCGCGCGCAGCGCCATGCCGCCCGCGATCTTGAACGCCATCTCGGAGGAATCCACGTCATGATAGGAGCCGTCCAGCAGCGTCACCTTCACGTCCACGATGGGGAAGCCCGCCAGGGCGCCGCCCGGCAAGGCCTCGCGCACGCCCTTCTCCACGGCCGGGATGTATTCCCGCGGGATGCGCCCCTGCTTGACGTCGTTGACGAACTCGAAGCCCTTGCCGACCGGGTTGGGCTCGATCTGCAGGACGCAGTGCCCGTACTGGCCGTGCCCGCCGGTCTGCCGGATGAACTTGCCTTCCTCGGTGATCTTCTTGCGCACCGTCTCCTTGTAGGCCACCTGAGGCATGCCCACGTTGCCGGCCACGTTGAACTCGCGCTTCATGCGGTCCACGATGATGTCGAGGTGCAGCTCGCCCATGCCGGAGATGATGGTCTGGCCGGTATCGATGTCGGTCCGCATGCGGAAAGTCTGGTCCTCTTCGGCCAAGCGGCCCAGGGCCACGGCCATCTTCTCCTCGTCCGCCTTGCTCTTGGGCTCGATGGCGACCGAGATGACCGGCTCCGGGAAGGTGATCTGCTCGAAGATGATGGGGTGGTCCTCATCGCAAAGGGTCATGCCCACGGCGGAGTTCTTCATGGCCACCGTGGCCGCGATCTCGCCGGCGCGGACCTCCTTGATCTCCTCGCGGTGGTTGGCGTGCATGCGCAGCAAGCGCCCCACGCGCTCCGAGGCCCGCTTGTTGGCGAAGTAGACCATGTCGCCGGTCTTGAGCTTGCCGGAATAGACCCGGAAGAAGGCCAGCTTGCCCACGAAGGGGTCGGTCTGGATCTTGAACATCAGGGCCGAGAAAGGCTCCGCATCCGAGGCCTTCCGCTCGACCGGCTCGTCCGTGCGCGGGTCGAGGCCCATGACCGTCGGCTTGTCCAGCGGGGAGGGCAGGAAGTCGCAGACGGCGTCGAGCATGGGCTGCACGCCCTTGTTCTTATAGGAGGAAGCGGCCAGGACCGGGAAGATCTTGGACTGCAGCACGCCCTTGCGCAGGATGCGGCGCAGGTCGGCGGCAGGGAAATCGTGGCTGCCGTGCTTGCCGTGGATGTACTTATCCATGGCGTGCTCGTCGAACTCCACGATCTGCTCGATCATCTTCTCATGCCACTGCTTGGCCTTGGCCTTGAGCGCGGCCGGGATCTCGGTGACGTCCCACTTGGCGCCCAGCTCCTCGCCGTGCCAGACCAGGGCCTTCATCTCGATGAGGTCGATGACCCCGGAGAACTTGGACTCGGCGCCGATGGGGAGCTGGATGGCGCAGGCGTTGGCCCCGAGCAGTTTGCGGATGGAGTTGAAGGACATCGTGAAGTCCGCGCCGGTGCGGTCCATCTTGTTGATGTAGGCGATGCGCGGGACCTTGTACTTGTCGGCCTGCCGCCAGACCGTCTCGGATTGGGGCTCGACGCCTTGCACGCCGTCGAAGCACACCACGGCGCCGTCCAGCACGCGCAGGGAACGCTCCACCTCGGCCGTGAAGTCCACATGGCCCGGGGTATCGATGATGTTGATGCCGCAGTCCCGCCATTGGCAGTAGGTGGCGGCCGCGGTGATGGTGATGCCGCGCTCGCGCTCCTGGGGCATCCAGTCCGTAGTGGTCGCCCCGTCGTGGACCTCCCCGATCTTATGGATGCGCCCCGTGTAATAGAGGATGCGCTCCGTCGTGGTGGTCTTGCCCGCGTCGATGTGCGCGATGATGCCGATGTTGCGCACTTTCTCGAGCGGGAATTTCCGGTTCATTCGTCTACCACCGGTAATGGGCGAAGGCGCGGTTGGACTCCGCCATCTTGTGGGTGTCCTCCCGCTTTTTGAACGCCACGCCTTCCTTCTTGGCCGCGGCCAGGAGCTCCTCGGCGAGCCGCACGGCCATGGGCTTGCCCGACTTGGCGCGGGCCGCGTCGAGGATCCAGCGCATCGCCAAGGTCGAGGACCGCGTCGGGTTGACTTCGATGGGGACCTGGTAGGTCGCGCCGCCGACGCGCCGGGCCTTGACCTCCAGCAGCGGCCGCACGTTCTCGATGGCCTTGGTCAGCACGTTCAAGGCGTCTTCCTTGGTGCGCTCGGCCATGATGTCCATGGCGCCGTACATGATGTGCTCGGCGGCGTGCTTCTGTCCCCGGTAGTTGAGCTTGTTGATGAGCCGGGAGACCAGCACGGAATTGTACTTGAAGTCCGCGGGGGGCAGGCCCCGGCGGTCTCGCGGTCTGAGTCCTTTTCTAGGCATGCGATGTTCTCCTTAAGCCTTGGCCGCTTCTTTGGGCCGCTTGGCGCCGTAGAGGGAGCGGCCTTGCCGGCGGCCTTCGACTCCGGCCGTGTCGAGCACGCCCCGGATGATGTGGTAGCGCACGCCGGGCAGGTCCTTGACGCGGCCCCCGCGGATCATCACGATGGAGTGCTCCTGCAGGTTGTGGCCGACGCCCGGGATGTAGCCCGTGACCTCGATGCCGTTGGTCAGCTTGATGCGGGCGATCTTGCGCAGGGCCGAATTCGGCTTCTTGGGGGTGGTGGTCTTCACCTGCGTGCACACCCCGCGCCTCTGCGGGCAGCCCATGAGGGCGGGCGCCTTGGGATGAGTGCGGTTCTTGCTGCGCCCGATGCGGATGAGTTGGTTGATGGTCGGCATGGTTCCTCTCTTACGGCTTGGCCTCGGCCTGGGACTGCAACAGCTCCTGGAGCTTCACTTGCGGCGCCAAGCCCGTCCCCGCCGGGATCATGTGGCCGATGATGACGTTCTCTTTCAGGCCCCGGAGGTAGTCGATCTTGGAGGTGGTGGCGGCTTCGGTCAAGACGCGGGTCGTCTCCTGGAAGCTCGCCGCGGAGACGAAGGAGTTCGAGGCCAGCGACGCCTTGGTGATGCCCAAGAGCACCGGCTCGGCCTGGGCCTCCTTGCCGCCCTTGGCTTTGATCTGCCGGTTATCGTCGGCGAAGGTGAACCGGTTGACGATCTCGCCCTTGAGGAACGCCGTGTCGCCGGAGTTGACGATCTTGACGTTCTCCAGCATCTGGCGCACGATGCACTCGATATGCCGGTCGGAGATGTTCACGCCCTGCAGGCGGTAGACCTCCTGGATGGCGTTGACCAGGAATTCCTGCACCTCCTTGACGCCCTTGACGTGCAGGATATCGTGGGGGTTGATGGCCCCGTCCGTGATGGCCTCACCCACGCCGACCCGGTCGCCCTCGTAGACCACCAGATGCTTGCCCTGTGGGATGAGGTATTCGCGCACCAGGTCGGTCTCCTCGTTGCGCACCGAGACCATGCGCTGGTCCTTGGGTCCGACGCCCAACGACACGATGCCTTCGATCTCGGAGATGACGGCCGAGCTCTTGGGCCGCCGGGCTTCGAAGAGCTCGGAGACGCGGGGCAGGCCGCCCGTGATGTCCTTGGACTTGGTGACCTCTTGCGGGATCTTGGCCATGACGTCGCCCGGGCGCACCTCTTGTCCGGCCTCCACCGTGAGGATGGTGTCCGTGGGCAGAGGGTAGTTGGTCACGTCCTTGCCGCCCTTCTCGATGACGACCCGCGGGTTGAGGCGCTTGGAGCTGCCGCCCTCGCTGCGGTCCGAGCGCCGGGTCTCCTGCTCGATGATGCGGCGCTCGATGATGCCGGTGATCTTGTTGCGCTCCTCGTGCAAGGTGACGCCTTCCTTGACGTCCATGAGCCGCACGTGCCCTTCGACCTCGGCGATGATCGGCATGGTGTAGGGATCCCACTCCGCCAGCAAGGAGCGCGGCTCAGCCGAAGAGCCGTCCTTGACCTTCAGGCGCGCGCCGTAAGGAGACTTGTGCTCCTCGACGGCGCCGGTGGTGCGGTCGGCGACCAGGAGCGCGCCGGTGCGCGAGACGCAGACGTTCTCGCCGTCGCGATTGACCACGGTCCGGATGTTGCGGAACTCCACCTTGCCGCCCTTGAGCGTCAGGGCATGCGAACGCTTGGTCACGCGCGAGGCCGTGCCGCCGATGTGGAAGGTGCGCAGGGTCAGCTGCGTGCCCGGCTCGCCGATGGACTGGGCCGCGATGATGCCTACGGCCTCGCCGATCTCGACCATGCGGCCGTTGGAATTGTTCATGCCGTAGCACTTGGCGCAGACGCCCTGGCGGCTCTCGCAGGTCAGCACGGAGCGGGCGCGCACGACGTCCAGGCCCGCCTCCTTGATCTGGACCGCGATCTCGGCGGTGATGTGCTCGCCCGCCTTGACCAGGGTATTCTCGGCCGGCTTGCCCTTGGCGTCGGCGCCGGAGACCACGATGTCCTCCAGGGCCACCCGGCCCAGGACCCGCTCGTCGAGCGGCTCGATGGTCTCGTCGCCGGCGGTGAGGTCGCCCAGGCGCACGCCGTTGATGGTGCCGCAGTCGGCCTCGGTGATGACCAGGTCGTGGGCCACGTCGACCAGCCGCCGGGTGAGATAGCCGGCGTCCGCCGTCTTCAAGGCGGTGTCGGCCAGGCCCTTGCGGCCGCCGTGCGTGGAGATGAAGTACTCCAGCACCGTGAGGCCCTCGCGGAAGTTGGAGACGACGGGCTGCTCGATGATCTCGCCCACGCCGCCGGTGAGCTTCTTCTGGGGCTTGGCCATGAGGCCGCGCATGCCGGCCAGCTGCCGGATCTGCTGGCGGCTGCCGCGGGCGCCGGAGTCGGCCATGAGGAAGACGGAGTTGAAGCGCGGCCGGCCGGCGACGAACTTCTCGGACTCCTCCTTCTTCATCTCGTCGAACATGACGTCCGAGATCTTGTCCGTGACATGGGTCCAGATGTCGATGATCTTGTTGTAGCGCTCGGCCTCGGTGATGAGGGCGTTCTTGGCCTGCTTCTCGATCTCCTTGACCTTGCGGCGGGCCTCCAGGATGGCCTCCTTCTTGAGCGTCGGGATGTGCATGTCCGAGATGGAGATGGACAGGCCGGCGGCGGTGGCGTAGTGGAAGCCGATGCTCTTGAGGTCGTCGAGGAGCAGGACGGTGCGGTAGTGCCCCAGCTGCTTGTAGCACTTTTCCACCAGCTTGGAGAGCTCCTTCTTGCCCTGCGGGGCGTTGAGGTAGCCCAGCTCCCGGGGGATGATCTGGTTGAAGATCACGCGTCCGACCGTGGTCGAGTCCTTCCATTGGTCGACGGGCACGGGCTCGGCCTTCTTGCCCTTGCCTTCGACCTCGGTGAGGTCCATGGTGATGCCGCGCACCTTGATGCGGGCGTGCAGGTCGACCCGGAAGTTCTGGTGGGCGGTGATCACCTCGCCGGCGTCGGAGAAGACCATCCCTTCCCCTTTCTCGCCTTGCTTGTATTTGGTGAGATAATTGATCCCCAGGACCATGTCATGGGACGGCACCGCGATGGGCTTGCCGGAGGCGGGGGACATGATGTTGTTGGAGGCCATCATGAGGACCTTGGCCTCGAGCTGGGCCTCCTGGGAGAGCGGCACGTGCACGGCCATCTGGTCGCCGTCGAAGTCGGCGTTGAAGGCCGCGCAGGTCAGGGGATGCAGCTGGATGGCCTTGCCCTCGATGAGCACGGGCTCGAAGGCCTGGATGCCCAGCCGGTGCAGGGTCGGGGCGCGGTTGAGCATGACCGGGTGCTTCTTGGTCACGAACTCCAGGATGTCCCAGATCTCCGGGCGCACCTTCTCGAACATGCGCTTGGCGGCCTTGAGGGTGAGGCTCTCGGTCTTCATGAGCTCGCGGATGATGAAGGGCTTGAAAAGCTCGAGGGCCATCTCCTTGGGCAGCCCGCACTGGTTGAGCTTGAGGTAGGGGCCGACCACGATGACGGAGCGGCCGGAGTAGTCCACGCGCTTGCCCAGCAGGTTCTGCCGGAAGCGGCCCTGCTTGCCCTTGAGGATGTCGGAGAGCGACTTCAAGGGCCGGTTGCCCGCGCCGACCACCACGCGGCCGCGGGCGCCGTTCTCGAAGAGGGCGTCGACGGCCTCCTGCAGGAGGCGCTTCTCGTTGAAGACCATGACCTCGGGCGCGCGCAGGGCCTCGATGTGCTTGAGGCGGTTGTTGCGGTTGATGATGCGGCGGTAGAGGTCGTTGAGGTCCGAGGTGGCGAAGCGGCCGCCTTCCAGGGGGACCAGGGGGCGCAGCTCGGGCGGGATGACCGGCAGCTGGGTGAGGATCATCCATTGCGGCTCGTTGCCGGACTCGGCGAAGCCCTGCAGGATGCGCAGACGGCGGATCAGCCGCGAACGCTCGGCCTCGGAGGCCACGCCCTGGATGTCTTCAAGGATCTTGGCCGCTTCCTCCTTGGGCTTGACCCGGGAGAGGAGCGTGTGGATGGCCCCGGCGCCGATGTCCACCTTGAGCTTGCTCTTGTACTCGGCCTTGGCCTTGCGCACCTCTTCCTCGGAGAGCAGGTCGCAGGCCTTGTACACGGTGCGGCCGGTGGAGTCCACGAAGTCCTCCAGCACGATGTACATGGCGTAATAGATGACCCGCTCGAGGTCGACCGTCTTCATGTTGAGGACGATGCCGATGCGCGAAGGCGTCTTCTTCAAGAACCAGATGTGGGACACCGGCACGGCCAGCTCGATGTGGCCCATGCGCTCGCGGCGCACCTTGGCCTCGGTCACCTCGACGCCGCAGCGGTCGCAGACGATGCCCTTGAACTTGACCCAGCGGTACTTGCCGCAGGCGCACTCGTAGTCGTGCGCCGGGCCGAAGATGCGCTCGCAGAACAGGCCGTCGCGCTCGGGCTTCAGCGTCCGGTAGTTGATGGTCTCGGGCTTCTTGACCTCGCCGTAGGACCAGGACAGGATCTGGTCCGGGGAGGCCATGGAGAGACGGATGGCGTCAAAGTCGAAGAAATCGAGGCTGTCGGATTTCTTCTTCTTCTTGCCGCCCAAGGACAGCTTCTTTTCCGCGACCGCTAGATATCCCATGGTTTAGGCCTTCCTCGCGGTTGCCGCGCCCGCTTCCTTTTCCTTGCCCCGCTTGGCCGCCGCCGCTACCGCCTCAGCGTCCTTGCCGAGCTTGAGGAGTTCGACGTTGAGGCCCAGGGCCTGCAGCTCCCGGACCAGGACCTTGAACGACTCCGGCACCCCCGGCTGGGCCGGAGGCTCGCCCTTGATGATGGCCTCGTACATCTTGGTGCGGCCGGCCACATCGTCGGACTTGACCGTCAGGAACTCCTGCAGGGCGTAAGCCGCGCCGTAGCCCTCGATGGCCCACACCTCCATCTCGCCGAAGCGCTGGCCGCCGAACTGGGCCTTGCCGCCCAGCGGTTGGCGGGTGATGAGGCTGTAAGGCCCCGTGGACCGGGCGTGGACCTTGTCTTCCACCAGATGGTTGAGCTTGAGGATGTACATGTAGCCCACCGAGATCTTCTCATGGAAGGGCTCGCCGGTCCGGCCGTCGAAGAGCGTGATGCGGCAATCGTCGGAGGGGAGGTACTTCTCCGGGACGCCCTTCTCGCGCAGCTCTTTCTTGGCGCTCTGGACCATCTCGATGACGTCCTTCTCGGTGGCGCTGTCGAAGACCGGATTGATGGTCTGCACCTCGAGGTGATGGGCCGCCCAGCCCATCATCATCTCCAGGAGCTGTCCGATGTTCATGCGCGAGGGCACGCCCAACGGGGAGAGCACGACGTCGAGCGCCGTTCCGTCCGGCAGGAACGGCATGTCCTCTTCGGGCAGGATCTTGGCCACCACGCCCTTGTTGCCGTGCCGGCCGGCCAGCTTGTCGCCGACCTGCACCTTGCGGCGGGAGGCGATGTAGACCTTGACCACCTTGTTGACCGTGACGGCCAACTCGTCGCCCTGCTTGACGCCTTCCTTCTCCCGGGAGGCGTCGTCGCGGAGCTTCTTCTCCATGATCTTGTAGAACAGGGTGAGCCGCTCTTCCTCGTCGCGGCGCTTGGCGGCGGGCATCTCCTCGAGCGCGGCCAACGAGTCCTTGCGGTGCTGGCGCAGGGCGCCCAGGGCCTTGTCCAGGCGCTCCGTGACGACGTCGAGACGCTTGCGCTCTTCGGGCTTGGAGAGCTTCTCGCGGCGCACGAAGACGCGCACGCCGATGACCTTGCCCGAGACGCCCGGCGGCACGCGCAGCGAGGCGTCCTGCACGTCCTCGGCCTTCTTGCCGAAGATGACCTTCAAAAGCCGCTCCTCGGGGGTGAGCTGCTGCTCGCCCTTGGGCGTCACCTTGCCGACCAGGATGTCGCCCTGGGCGACGTTGGTGGAGGGGATGACGATGCCCTGCTCGTCGAGAGCCTCCAGGGCCTCGGCGCCCACGTTGGGGATGTCCCGGGTGATCTCCTCGGCGCCGAGCTTGGTGTCGCGCGCCTCCACCTCGAACTCGGTGATGTGGATGGAGGTGAAGAGGTCTTCCTTGACCAGGCGCTCGGAGATCAGGATGGCGTCCTCGAAGTTGTAGCCCTCCCAGGGCATGAAGCCCACCAGGAGGTTGCGCCCCAGCGCGAGCATGCCCCCCGCGGTGCCCGGTCCGTCGGCCAGCACGTCGCCGGCCTTGACGCGGTCCCCGGTCTTGACCGCGGGCGCCTGATTGATGCAGGTGTCCTGGTTGGACCGGCGGTACTTGCGCAGCTGGAAGAGGTCGATGGCGCCGTCGCCGTCCTTGGCGCCTTCGGCGTGCACCGCGATGAGGTCGCCCGCCGAGTAGATGACCCGGCCGGCGCGCTTGGCCGTGACGCAGGCTCCGGAATCCTTGGCCACGGCCTCCTCGATTCCGGTGGTGACCAGCGGGGCCTCGGCGACCAGCAGGGGCACGGCCTGGCGCTGCATGTTGCAGCCCATCAGCGCGCGGTTGGCGTCGTCGTGCTCCAGGAAGGGGACCAAGCCGGCCGACACCGAGACCACCTGCAGGGGCGAGATGTCCATGTAGTCGACCTTGGCGGGCTCGACCAGCGGGAAGTCGCCCCGGGAACGGCAGGCGACCAGGTCCGAGGCCAGGCGGTCCTTCTCCAGCGGAGTGTTGGCCTGGGCCACGATCTGCCCGGCCTCCTCATCGGCGCCGAGGTAAAGGACCTCGCCGGTCAGCTTGCCCTTGATGACTTTTTGGTAAGGCGATTCGATGAGTCCGAACTCGTTGATGCGGGCATAGGTCGCCAAACTCGTGATGAGGCCGATGTTCGGCCCCTCCGGGGTCTCGATGGGGCAGATGCGGCCGTAGTGCGTGTGGTGCACGTCGCGGACCTCGAACCCCGCGCGCTTGCGGTTGAGGCCTCCGGGCCCCAGGGCCGAGAGCCGCCGCTTGTGCGTGATCTCGGAGAGCGGGTTGATCTGGTCCATGAACTGCGAGAGCTGCGAGGTCCCGAAGAACTTGCGCAGGATGCCGACCATGGGCGCGGTGTTGAGCAGGTTGCGCGGGGTCAAGGTGGTCTTGTCCTGCACGCTCATGCGGTCGCGGATGACGCGCGACATCTGGGCCAGGCCCACGCGGACCTGGTTCTCGAGGAGCTCGCCCACGCCGCGCACGCGGCGGTTGCCGAGGTGGTCGATGTCATCGAGCTTGACCGCGAAGTTGTGGTCGAAGAAGGTGGGCACGGCCGTGCGCCAGCGGGTGATGGCCTCGCCCAGCTCCAGGAAGGAGATGCGGTCCTTCTTGAGCCCCTGCTTGGCGGCCTCCGGGTCGTCGTCGGAGTCCTTCTCATGCAGGTCGATGACCGGGAAGTTCTCCAGCGGCTCCTTATTGATCTTCTTGGCGTACTCCTGCAGCAGCGCCTTGAACTCGCCGGTGCCCTCGTAAGGCTGGGGCCGGATGGGCATGGCCGTGGTCTTGGGCAGTCCGTCGGCGTAGTGCGACGTGCCGCAGTTCAGCGCGATGAGGTACTGCATCGTGGCCACGATGTCCTCGGTGCAGAGGGTGCGGCGGTTGTAGGCGGGCAGGGCGAAGTATTTGTGGCGCCGGTTGTCGGGACGGCAGACCACGTCGTGCCGGGTGGCCAGCTTCCAGAGGAAATGGTGCAGCTTGCCGTGGATCTTGTGCCGGCCGACGTTGGAGAGGTCGTATTTGCGCAGGTTCTTGAAGATGAGGTTGTCGAGGTAGGCCTCGGCCTGGCCGGGGACGATGAACTCCTGGCCGCGCAGCTTCTTGTAGATGTCCTGCTGGGCTTCCTTGACGCTCTTGATCTTGTCCTTGCGCAGGGTCTCCAGGATGGTGGGGTCTTCCTTCTCCGGGTCGCCGGTGAGGAGCTTGACCGTCTGCACGCCCTTGTCGAGCATGCGCTTGATGGCCTCGTGGGTGACCTTCTTGCCGGCCTCCAGGAGCACCTCTCCCGAGTTCTGATCGACCACGTCCTCGATCGAGGTGCGGTGCAGCAGGCCGACCATGGTCTGGGCGTTGACGGGGACCGACTCGTACTCGTAGAAGGTCTTGAGGATGTCGGCGTCCGACTCGATGCCGCAGGCGCGCAGGAAGGTGGTGGCCTCGAACTTCTTCTTGCGGTCGATGCGCACATAGAGGATGTTGTTGAGGTCGAACTCGAACTCGACCCAGGCGCCCCGGTAGGGGATGATCTTGGCGAAGAACAGCCTCTTGCCCAAGGACGAGATCTTCTTCTCCTCGTCCTCCTCGAAGATGATGCCGGGGGAGCGGTGCAGCTGGCTGACCACCACGCGCTCGGCCCCGTTGATTATGAAGGAGGCGGTCTCCGTCATCATGGGGACTTCGCAGAGCACGACCTCCTGCTCCAGGATCTGCTTGAGCTTGCCGGAGGGCTGGCGCGAGGACAGGCGCAAGATCGCCTTGAGCGGCCGGGACCAGGACGAGTCGTGGGCCTGCGCCTCCTCGGGGGTCTCGTAGCGCGGCGGGGCGAACTCGTAGCGCACGAAGTCCAGGACCATGCTGCCGTCGCTGGATTCGATGGGGAAGACGTCGAGGAAAGAGGCCTGCAGCCCCATCAGCTTGCGCTGGTCGGGCTCGCCGCCGAGCTGCAGGAAGTCGCGGAAAGACTTCTTCTGCATCTCGAGCAGATCGGGAAGCT
Proteins encoded:
- the fusA gene encoding elongation factor G — encoded protein: MNRKFPLEKVRNIGIIAHIDAGKTTTTERILYYTGRIHKIGEVHDGATTTDWMPQERERGITITAAATYCQWRDCGINIIDTPGHVDFTAEVERSLRVLDGAVVCFDGVQGVEPQSETVWRQADKYKVPRIAYINKMDRTGADFTMSFNSIRKLLGANACAIQLPIGAESKFSGVIDLIEMKALVWHGEELGAKWDVTEIPAALKAKAKQWHEKMIEQIVEFDEHAMDKYIHGKHGSHDFPAADLRRILRKGVLQSKIFPVLAASSYKNKGVQPMLDAVCDFLPSPLDKPTVMGLDPRTDEPVERKASDAEPFSALMFKIQTDPFVGKLAFFRVYSGKLKTGDMVYFANKRASERVGRLLRMHANHREEIKEVRAGEIAATVAMKNSAVGMTLCDEDHPIIFEQITFPEPVISVAIEPKSKADEEKMAVALGRLAEEDQTFRMRTDIDTGQTIISGMGELHLDIIVDRMKREFNVAGNVGMPQVAYKETVRKKITEEGKFIRQTGGHGQYGHCVLQIEPNPVGKGFEFVNDVKQGRIPREYIPAVEKGVREALPGGALAGFPIVDVKVTLLDGSYHDVDSSEMAFKIAGGMALRAGCKRANPTILEPIMKFEVVTPQEYMGNVIGDLNSRRAHILEMGDRAHLKFVRATVPLSELFGYATVVRSISQGRASFTMEPSHYDEVPSSVKKAIVEKNVKK
- the rpsG gene encoding 30S ribosomal protein S7 translates to MPRKGLRPRDRRGLPPADFKYNSVLVSRLINKLNYRGQKHAAEHIMYGAMDIMAERTKEDALNVLTKAIENVRPLLEVKARRVGGATYQVPIEVNPTRSSTLAMRWILDAARAKSGKPMAVRLAEELLAAAKKEGVAFKKREDTHKMAESNRAFAHYRW
- the rpsL gene encoding 30S ribosomal protein S12; this encodes MPTINQLIRIGRSKNRTHPKAPALMGCPQRRGVCTQVKTTTPKKPNSALRKIARIKLTNGIEVTGYIPGVGHNLQEHSIVMIRGGRVKDLPGVRYHIIRGVLDTAGVEGRRQGRSLYGAKRPKEAAKA
- the rpoC gene encoding DNA-directed RNA polymerase subunit beta', with the protein product MGYLAVAEKKLSLGGKKKKKSDSLDFFDFDAIRLSMASPDQILSWSYGEVKKPETINYRTLKPERDGLFCERIFGPAHDYECACGKYRWVKFKGIVCDRCGVEVTEAKVRRERMGHIELAVPVSHIWFLKKTPSRIGIVLNMKTVDLERVIYYAMYIVLEDFVDSTGRTVYKACDLLSEEEVRKAKAEYKSKLKVDIGAGAIHTLLSRVKPKEEAAKILEDIQGVASEAERSRLIRRLRILQGFAESGNEPQWMILTQLPVIPPELRPLVPLEGGRFATSDLNDLYRRIINRNNRLKHIEALRAPEVMVFNEKRLLQEAVDALFENGARGRVVVGAGNRPLKSLSDILKGKQGRFRQNLLGKRVDYSGRSVIVVGPYLKLNQCGLPKEMALELFKPFIIRELMKTESLTLKAAKRMFEKVRPEIWDILEFVTKKHPVMLNRAPTLHRLGIQAFEPVLIEGKAIQLHPLTCAAFNADFDGDQMAVHVPLSQEAQLEAKVLMMASNNIMSPASGKPIAVPSHDMVLGINYLTKYKQGEKGEGMVFSDAGEVITAHQNFRVDLHARIKVRGITMDLTEVEGKGKKAEPVPVDQWKDSTTVGRVIFNQIIPRELGYLNAPQGKKELSKLVEKCYKQLGHYRTVLLLDDLKSIGFHYATAAGLSISISDMHIPTLKKEAILEARRKVKEIEKQAKNALITEAERYNKIIDIWTHVTDKISDVMFDEMKKEESEKFVAGRPRFNSVFLMADSGARGSRQQIRQLAGMRGLMAKPQKKLTGGVGEIIEQPVVSNFREGLTVLEYFISTHGGRKGLADTALKTADAGYLTRRLVDVAHDLVITEADCGTINGVRLGDLTAGDETIEPLDERVLGRVALEDIVVSGADAKGKPAENTLVKAGEHITAEIAVQIKEAGLDVVRARSVLTCESRQGVCAKCYGMNNSNGRMVEIGEAVGIIAAQSIGEPGTQLTLRTFHIGGTASRVTKRSHALTLKGGKVEFRNIRTVVNRDGENVCVSRTGALLVADRTTGAVEEHKSPYGARLKVKDGSSAEPRSLLAEWDPYTMPIIAEVEGHVRLMDVKEGVTLHEERNKITGIIERRIIEQETRRSDRSEGGSSKRLNPRVVIEKGGKDVTNYPLPTDTILTVEAGQEVRPGDVMAKIPQEVTKSKDITGGLPRVSELFEARRPKSSAVISEIEGIVSLGVGPKDQRMVSVRNEETDLVREYLIPQGKHLVVYEGDRVGVGEAITDGAINPHDILHVKGVKEVQEFLVNAIQEVYRLQGVNISDRHIECIVRQMLENVKIVNSGDTAFLKGEIVNRFTFADDNRQIKAKGGKEAQAEPVLLGITKASLASNSFVSAASFQETTRVLTEAATTSKIDYLRGLKENVIIGHMIPAGTGLAPQVKLQELLQSQAEAKP
- the rpoB gene encoding DNA-directed RNA polymerase subunit beta, with the translated sequence MKQIKFGKIPQAMELPDLLEMQKKSFRDFLQLGGEPDQRKLMGLQASFLDVFPIESSDGSMVLDFVRYEFAPPRYETPEEAQAHDSSWSRPLKAILRLSSRQPSGKLKQILEQEVVLCEVPMMTETASFIINGAERVVVSQLHRSPGIIFEEDEEKKISSLGKRLFFAKIIPYRGAWVEFEFDLNNILYVRIDRKKKFEATTFLRACGIESDADILKTFYEYESVPVNAQTMVGLLHRTSIEDVVDQNSGEVLLEAGKKVTHEAIKRMLDKGVQTVKLLTGDPEKEDPTILETLRKDKIKSVKEAQQDIYKKLRGQEFIVPGQAEAYLDNLIFKNLRKYDLSNVGRHKIHGKLHHFLWKLATRHDVVCRPDNRRHKYFALPAYNRRTLCTEDIVATMQYLIALNCGTSHYADGLPKTTAMPIRPQPYEGTGEFKALLQEYAKKINKEPLENFPVIDLHEKDSDDDPEAAKQGLKKDRISFLELGEAITRWRTAVPTFFDHNFAVKLDDIDHLGNRRVRGVGELLENQVRVGLAQMSRVIRDRMSVQDKTTLTPRNLLNTAPMVGILRKFFGTSQLSQFMDQINPLSEITHKRRLSALGPGGLNRKRAGFEVRDVHHTHYGRICPIETPEGPNIGLITSLATYARINEFGLIESPYQKVIKGKLTGEVLYLGADEEAGQIVAQANTPLEKDRLASDLVACRSRGDFPLVEPAKVDYMDISPLQVVSVSAGLVPFLEHDDANRALMGCNMQRQAVPLLVAEAPLVTTGIEEAVAKDSGACVTAKRAGRVIYSAGDLIAVHAEGAKDGDGAIDLFQLRKYRRSNQDTCINQAPAVKTGDRVKAGDVLADGPGTAGGMLALGRNLLVGFMPWEGYNFEDAILISERLVKEDLFTSIHITEFEVEARDTKLGAEEITRDIPNVGAEALEALDEQGIVIPSTNVAQGDILVGKVTPKGEQQLTPEERLLKVIFGKKAEDVQDASLRVPPGVSGKVIGVRVFVRREKLSKPEERKRLDVVTERLDKALGALRQHRKDSLAALEEMPAAKRRDEEERLTLFYKIMEKKLRDDASREKEGVKQGDELAVTVNKVVKVYIASRRKVQVGDKLAGRHGNKGVVAKILPEEDMPFLPDGTALDVVLSPLGVPSRMNIGQLLEMMMGWAAHHLEVQTINPVFDSATEKDVIEMVQSAKKELREKGVPEKYLPSDDCRITLFDGRTGEPFHEKISVGYMYILKLNHLVEDKVHARSTGPYSLITRQPLGGKAQFGGQRFGEMEVWAIEGYGAAYALQEFLTVKSDDVAGRTKMYEAIIKGEPPAQPGVPESFKVLVRELQALGLNVELLKLGKDAEAVAAAAKRGKEKEAGAATARKA